From a region of the Helianthus annuus cultivar XRQ/B chromosome 5, HanXRQr2.0-SUNRISE, whole genome shotgun sequence genome:
- the LOC110871313 gene encoding transcription factor TCP5 — protein MMQKSYKMINNTYDQERDMINLQKLSNPNRTSKQYSGSKSSRIMRVFRGYGEKDRHTKVWTTKGLKDRRIRLSEPAALILYHLQDRLGLSQPSKVTDWLLDVTKDDVDKLPVPPLQMALEDFNPFHFPSTFVHQDFNSTPLANELEPSSNISLSRFSHHLDHTYDYEPQILSSFSGTGTPSLCPQYIMHDHSHLLSSSSLHVVVPHNLIDTQEKVLLGLNTNSKINDDG, from the coding sequence ATGATGCAAAAAAGTTATAAGATGATCAACAACACTTATGATCAAGAAAGAGATATGATCAACCTGCAAAAGTTATCAAACCCTAATCGAACCTCGAAACAATATTCAGGCTCAAAGAGTTCAAGAATCATGAGGGTATTTCGAGGTTATGGAGAGAAAGACAGGCATACCAAAGTATGGACTACAAAAGGATTAAAAGACCGAAGAATTCGGCTTTCAGAACCCGCAGCTCTTATATTATATCATCTTCAAGATCGTCTCGGGCTAAGCCAACCGAGCAAGGTCACAGATTGGTTGCTTGATGTTACTAAAGATGATGTTGATAAGCTTCCAGTTCCACCCCTACAAATGGCACTAGAAGACTTCAATCCATTTCATTTTCCATCAACATTTGTTCATCAAGATTTCAATTCTACACCACTTGCTAATGAACTCGAGCCATCTTCAAATATATCATTATCAAGATTTAGTCACCATCTAGATCATACTTATGATTATGAACCCCAGATTCTTTCGAGTTTTTCGGGCACTGGGACACCTTCATTGTGCCCTCAATACATCATGCATGATCATTCCCACTTGTTGAGCTCGAGTTCTTTGCATGTGGTGGTACCTCACAACCTTATTGACACTCAAGAGAAGGTACTGTTGGGGTTGAATACGAATTCTAAGATCAATGACGATGGCTGA
- the LOC110873376 gene encoding protein LONGIFOLIA 2, giving the protein MAAKLLHSLTDDNPDLQKQIGCMTGVFQLFDRHQIVTGRRFPAHSPKRLPPGSPQFDNRTPESESSNSHQRQYIVEAHSNKIVQDKNNRASTESSRDSFSSMSRSSSFSSLDCNVNRTNHQEPDAVVFPDTPSRDTLTRQSCGSRLSVDLRDVVKDSMYRNKPTAKDEVPDHVMNYRESLDALAKFQECGWYHNEPRELTRSKSYQIRDGPSFSVPKDCPRFSYDGRETNRLSFQSRDISKSIGTKQLEEPPRLSLDGKESSTHSLRNPKSDDVITSNRGTMQSRPPSVVAKLMGLEALPDSASGKQKEPVLGPIRTSRVEDLNLLSKSLKPVDIFGPIKMHGSSRSSPREPTSPLWRNSDMKPISKFPIEPAPWKQRDDARSPQRSVSRASRSPTKIHSSYSSVYSEVDKRLKDLEFTQSGKDLRALKQILEAMQSIEARKEETQTVAKRQTVATQNERFSDRQNARGSDSLRVYESPIVIMKPAKLVERSGIPVEDIPTDDRKVFTNYIPKSTRRENTVHVHEVKSGGRHTRNAVNAPGLTKQQQSAKETATTSGKSAASVSPRLQQKRPELERRSRPPTPPADSGKLRKQSAKQISESSSPGGRRRSKYSNIQQHDGQLHEVNGESKKSSYKTQVSEGVTTPESSKENENRQSPSSIQEKSTLLRREDESVDPEYPSPVSVLDDGVYIDDSPSSVKHMLKTLKGKDQWESPEHVISDTLSSGVASDINRKKLQNIENLVQKLTRLNSTHDEAHTDYIASLCENTKPDDRYISEILLASGLLLRDLGSNLTTFQFHSSGHPINPELFLVLEQTKFSNTPEKIIKKEKFHRKLIFDAVNEILAGKLALAVPFQKSFKLVKKTLNGQKLLRDLCLEIEQLQAKKNKENISLEEEDDGLKSVLWEEVLNRAESWTDYDGELPVLALEVERLIFKDLVNEVVLGEAADGRRIKPGRRCRQLFSK; this is encoded by the exons ATGGCTGCAAAGCTTTTGCATTCACTAACAGATGATAACCCTGATCTACAAAAGCAAATTGGATGCATGACTGGTGTTTTTCAGCTCTTTGACCGCCATCAGATCGTTACCGGAAGGCGGTTTCCGGCCCACAGCCCGAAAAGGCTTCCTCCTG GCAGTCCACAATTCGACAACCGAACGCCTGAAAGTGAGTCAAGTAACTCACATCAGAGACAATATATTGTG GAAGCACATTCAAACAAGATTGTACAAGACAAGAACAATAGGGCATCAACCGAATCATCTCGAGACTCTTTCTCGTCAATGTCTCGTTCGTCGTCCTTCTCATCTTTGGATTGCAATGTTAATAGAACAAATCATCAAGAACCCGATGCGGTTGTGTTTCCAGACACCCCTTCGAGAGACACTCTAACACGCCAATCTTGTGGCTCTCGTTTAAGCGTTGACCTTCGAGACGTGGTCAAAGATTCAATGTACAGAAACAAACCTACCGCCAAAGATGAGGTACCTGACCATGTGATGAACTATCGAGAGTCACTCGATGCTCTTGCTAAATTTCAAGAGTGCGGTTGGTATCATAACGAACCCCGAGAACTTACTAGATCAAAATCTTACCAAATTAGAGACGGGCCGTCGTTTTCGGTACCAAAAGATTGTCCTCGGTTTTCTTACGATGGGAGGGAAACAAACCGTTTATCGTTTCAATCACGGGATATTTCAAAATCGATCGGTACAAAGCAGCTTGAAGAGCCACCAAGACTTTCTCTAGACGGAAAAGAAAGTTCAACCCATAGTTTAAGAAACCCGAAAAGCGATGATGTCATCACTTCTAACCGTGGCACGATGCAGTCACGGCCACCGAGCGTTGTAGCCAAGTTAATGGGCTTGGAGGCTTTGCCGGATTCTGCATCGGGCAAGCAAAAGGAACCGGTTTTGGGCCCGATCAGAACTTCGCGAGTCGAGGATCTAAACTTGTTGTCGAAATCTTTGAAACCAGTTGATATTTTCGGTCCGATCAAAATGCATGGTTCTTCAAGAAGCTCGCCGAGGGAACCGACGTCACCGTTATGGAGGAACTCTGACATGAAGCCGATTTCAAAGTTTCCGATCGAACCCGCTCCGTGGAAACAACGGGATGATGCTAGAAGTCCGCAGAGATCCGTTTCTCGTGCTAGTAGATCACCGACAAAAATACATAGCTCATACTCTTCTGTTTACAGTGAAGTCGATAAACGACTGAAGGATCTTGAATTTACGCAATCTGGAAAGGATCTTAGAGCTCTTAAACAGATATTAGAGGCAATGCAGTCGATAGAAGCCCGTAAGGAAGAAACGCAAACTGTAGCGAAACGACAAACCGTTGCTACTCAAAATGAACGATTTTCGGACCGTCAAAACGCTAGGGGATCAGATAGTTTGCGGGTTTATGAGTCTCCGATCGTCATCATGAAACCCGCTAAGCTTGTTGAACGATCTGGTATTCCCGTTGAAGATATTCCGACTGATGACAGAAAGGTTTTCACAAATTATATTCCGAAAAGTACACGTAGAGAGAATACGGTCCATGTTCATGAAGTCAAAAGTGGAGGAAGACATACAAGGAATGCAGTCAACGCACCGGGTTTGACCAAGCAACAACAGTCGGCGAAAGAAACCGCTACAACTTCAGGAAAAAGCGCAGCGTCGGTCAGCCCGAGATTACAACAGAAGAGGCCTGAGTTAGAGAGGCGGTCACGGCCGCCCACTCCGCCAGCGGATTCCGGTAAATTGAGAAAACAGTCAGCCAAACAGATTTCGGAGTCAAGTTCCCCTGGTGGACGACGAAGGTCAAAGTATTCGAACATTCAGCAACATGATGGTCAACTTCATGAGGTCAATGGCGAGTCAAAGAAGTCGAGTTACAAAACTCAAGTGTCTGAAGGGGTCACCACTCCTGAATCTTCTAAAGAAAATGAAAACAGACAGAGTCCTAGCTCAATACAAGAG AAATCAACTTTGCTTCGGAGGGAGGATGAATCAGTTGACCCGGAATACCCAAGTCCAGTTTCTGTTCTCGATGATGGAGTTTATATAGATGATTCGCCTTCATCTGTGAAACATATGTTGAAGACGCTCAAAGGTAAAGATCAGTGGGAATCACCAGAGCATGTCATTTCCGACACACTATCTTCAGGCGTTGCTTCCGATATTAACCGTAAAAAGCTACAAAATATTGAAAATCTGGTTCAGAAACTCACAAGGCTCAACTCGACTCACGATGAAGCACACACCGATTACATTGCATCTCTCTGTGAAAACACAAAGCCCGATGACCGGTATATATCCGAGATCCTATTAGCTTCCGGGCTCCTACTAAGAGACCTCGGGTCAAACCTCACCACCTTCCAGTTCCACTCTTCGGGCCACCCGATTAACCCTGAGCTATTTCTAGTATTGGAACAAACCAAATTCAGCAATACACCCGAAAAGATCATAAAAAAGGAAAAATTCCACAGGAAGCTTATTTTCGACGCTGTTAATGAGATTCTCGCAGGGAAGTTAGCTTTAGCGGTTCCTTTTCAGAAGTCTTTTAAGCTCGTGAAGAAGACGTTGAATGGACAAAAGCTTTTGAGGGATTTATGTTTAGAGATAGAACAGTTACAAGCGAAAAAGAATAAGGAAAACATCAGTTTAGAGGAGGAAGACGACGGGTTGAAAAGTGTTTTATGGGAGGAAGTATTGAATCGCGCAGAAAGCTGGACCGATTATGACGGTGAGTTACCGGTTCTTGCATTGGAGGTTGAAAGATTaatttttaaagatttggttaatgaAGTTGTTTTGGGTGAGGCTGCTGATGGTAGGCGGATTAAGCCCGGAAGACGTTGCAGACAGTTGTTTTCAAAGTAG